The window GTGGGATATAATTTTCAGGTTTAATCAAACCTTTCAAAATTTGATTATTTTTTTCCTCAAACCACTTAATTAGTTCAATGTCGGTTGTTAATAGACACTCATCATCTAATGTAAACCCATCAGGATATTCGTCCATAACCACCACCCTACAATAAAACGCCCTGATCAACTAAATTAGCTAAAAAGAACGTGTTTTATAAAAACTATAATTCATCAACAATAAGTTAAGTTGTAAAAAAAACCTAAAAAACAACTTAACCTATCAATCCATATCTTTTTTGAACAACACCAGCGATAATCTCAAATGGATCATAACCAATAATTGCGAACGCTCACACTTTTAAAAAATGATCCTGGCATTCTTTATATCTACAATTTGTGTTCTGCCAAACGCCACTTGACGTTTAACTCCCCCACACTTTTCGCGCCTTTGAAACCGCTACGGGTTTGATTTCAGTAGTTAATGATTAATTGACATAACGCAGTTAATCATCACGAGCTAGATATGAAAGCTCGACCCCATGACTACTCGCCAGGTAGCAAAACAAAATAATAAGCACAAAAAACTTGCATTATTTTAATATCTCACATACAATTATCTTGTCTAGAGGTAATTGTAAAAATGAATATAATTGTTATCTAAATGACTGTATATTCAGTTTTTATAACTTCGTCTGGTGCCTTGTGCACCTTTTTTTATTCTCTCATAAGGATAGAAGATAAAAAATTAACTCAAATGGATAAAATTAAATGTCGCCCAATTGCATGGGCTTTTTTTATCAACTAACTTACAAATACTATTTTAATTGAAACTAGATTCAATGTCAATGTTTTTTTTGAAATTAAATTCAGGAAATTGAAAATATGGAAACTATACTAGATAGAACAAAAAAATTGGCAAAAGAAAAAGGTTTGTCATTATCCGAATTAGAGGAAAAAATTGGCATTGCCAAAACCTCAATATATAGTTGGAAAAGTAACATTCCAAAGGGTGAAACGATACAAAAAACAGCCGACGTACTAGATACTTCAACAGACTATCTTTTAGGACGTACTGACGATCCAACGCCAATTGATGTTTATTTTCGTATCGACATGAAAAATGTGCCAGAAGAAAAACGTGAAGATTTCAAAAAAGAACTCACAATGTTAAGGGATTTCGCCTTTAAGCGGTTACAAGAAGAAGAAAAGAAACTAGACGATCAGGAAAAAGATAACTAAATGAATACTGACGAGATAGAAAAATATACCGAACTTGAAAATCAGGCAAACCAATTAATTGAAACGGTTGCAACAGAAAATAATTGTGATCCACAAGACCTGAAATGGTGGCATATATCAAACTATTTTGAAAACAACCATAAAATTGTTCTCGTCCCACTCAATAAAAACGAATTTAGTACGATAATCGCAGATAACTATGGCATTTATGGATTAACTTTGAAAGATAGTCGTATGGCCATGATCTGTTACAACAATGAATGTACAGAAACCCGACAACATTTTACAATCATGCACGAAATCGGGCACTTTTTACTTCACAAAAATAATCAAACATACCCCTCTTTGATGCAGGAAAA is drawn from Leuconostoc mesenteroides subsp. mesenteroides and contains these coding sequences:
- a CDS encoding helix-turn-helix domain-containing protein — protein: METILDRTKKLAKEKGLSLSELEEKIGIAKTSIYSWKSNIPKGETIQKTADVLDTSTDYLLGRTDDPTPIDVYFRIDMKNVPEEKREDFKKELTMLRDFAFKRLQEEEKKLDDQEKDN
- a CDS encoding ImmA/IrrE family metallo-endopeptidase yields the protein MNTDEIEKYTELENQANQLIETVATENNCDPQDLKWWHISNYFENNHKIVLVPLNKNEFSTIIADNYGIYGLTLKDSRMAMICYNNECTETRQHFTIMHEIGHFLLHKNNQTYPSLMQENDYTEEDQIFEKEANNMAGMLLANKKAIQSLLNERKPFNYLCKYFGISNQAMRIRLFNLFYFQTAKQVIEEEKQVKNIFIYSQQTIANYIYKNYQLNIK